The Rattus rattus isolate New Zealand chromosome 1, Rrattus_CSIRO_v1, whole genome shotgun sequence genome includes a region encoding these proteins:
- the LOC116890072 gene encoding olfactory receptor 12-like encodes MKSELKRNYTELTEFILLGFRASPKFQVFLFLVFLMIYMVTVVGNASMITVIKMDSRLQTPMYFFLRNLSYLDLCYSTVIAPKTLANFLTSEKKISYNGCATQFFFFALFVTAECFLLAVMAFDRFSAICSPLLYHVHMSKKVCVQLVTGSYICGCINSMVQTGFTFSLHFCGENRVDHFFCDVTALIKISCIDTFVNEIVLFILSALIVISTIIIILVSYAYILSTVLKIPSSHGRSKTFSTCGSHIAAVSLFYGTVFFMYAQPGSISSPEKSKIVAVFYTLITSMLNPLIYSLRNRDVKDAVKKILGGKCSQ; translated from the coding sequence ATGAAGAGTGAATTGAAGAGGAATTACACCGAGTTAACAGAATTCATCCTGTTGGGATTCAGAGCTTCTCCAAAGTTTCAGGTCTTCTTATTCTTAGTGTTCTTGATGATCTACATGGTCACCGTGGTAGGGAATGCCAGCATGATAACTGTCATTAAGATGGACTCCAGGCTCCAAACgcctatgtatttttttcttagaaacttGTCCTACTTAGATCTCTGCTACTCTACAGTCATTGCACCCAAAACCTTAGCCAACTTTTTGacaagtgaaaagaaaatttcctacaATGGTTGTGCTACCCAATTcttcttctttgctttgtttgttacAGCTGAATGCTTCCTTCTTGCTGTCATGGCATTTGAtcgattctcagccatttgctcCCCTCTCCTTTACCATGTGCACATGTCCAAAAAGGTCTGTGTTCAGTTAGTAACTGGCTCCTATATCTGTGGGTGTATCAACTCCATGGTGCAAACAGGATTTACCTTCAGCTTGCATTTTTGTGGAGAAAACAGGGTGGACCACTTTTTCTGTGATGTCACAGCTCTCATCAAGATCTCGTGCATTGACACCTTTGTGAATGAGATTGTGCTGTTTATTCTCTCTGCCCTCATCGTCATCTCCACCATAATCATCATTCTGGTTTCCTATGCCTACATCCTTTCCACTGTCCTGAAGATCCCCTCATCCCATGGCAGGAGTAAGACCTTCTCTACCTGTGGCTCTCATATAGCAGCGGTGAGTTTATTCTATGGAACTGTGTTTTTTATGTATGCCCAGCCTGGGTCCATCTCCTCACCAGAGAAAAGCAAGATTGTAGCTGTGTTCTACACACTTATAACATCAATGTTGAACCCTCTAATATATAGTCTAAGAAATAGAGATGTGAAGGATGctgtaaaaaaaatattaggTGGGAAATGTTCTCAGTGA
- the LOC116890073 gene encoding olfactory receptor 9K2-like, producing MGDRESSNHSDMTDFILVGFRVRSELHILLFLLFLFVYTMILLGNLGMMAIIMTDPRLNTPMYFFLGNLSFIDLFYSSVIAPKAMSNFWTESKSISFAGCVAQIFLFALFIVAEGFLLAAMAYDRFIAICNPLLYSVHMSTRLCAQLVAGSYFCGCISSVLQTSMTFTLSFCASRAVDHFYCDSRPLQRLSCSDLFMHKIVSFSLSGIIILPTVIVIIVSYVYIVSTVLKIRSTEGRKKAFSTCSSHLGVVSVLYGAVFFMYLTPNRFPELSKMASLCYSLVTPMLNPLIYSLRNKDVKDALSKLLEKKKSSHLFFPFFK from the coding sequence ATGGGCGACAGGGAAAGCAGCAATCATTCAGATATGACTGACTTCATCCTTGTAGGCTTCAGGGTCCGCTCTGAGCTCcatatcctcctcttcctgctctttctgTTTGTGTATACCATGATTCTTCTAGGAAACCTTGGTATGATGGCCATCATTATGACTGACCCCAGGCTGAACACACCAATGTATTTCTTCCTAGGCAACCTCTCCTTCATCGACCTCTTCTATTCATCTGTTATTGCACCTAAGGCCATGAGCAACTTTTGGACCGAGAGCAAGTCCATCTCATTTGCAGGCTGTGTGGCCCAGATCTTTCTCTTTGCCCTCTTCATTGTGGCTGAAGGATTTCTCCTGGCcgccatggcctatgaccgtttCATTGCCATCTGCAACCCACTCCTGTATTCTGTTCACATGTCCACACGTCTCTGTGCTCAGTTGGTGGCAGGCTCTTATTTTTGTGGCTGCATCAGCTCTGTTCTCCAGACCAGCATGAcatttactttatctttttgtGCTTCTCGGGCCGTTGACCACTTTTACTGTGATAGTCGCCCACTTCAGAGACTCTCCTGTTCTGACCTTTTCATGCACAAAATagtatctttttctttatctggCATCATTATCTTACCTACCGTCATAGTCATCATTGTTTCCTACGTGTATATTGTGTCCACTGTTCTAAAGATACGCTCCacggagggaaggaagaaagccttCTCCACTTGTAGCTCTCACCTGGGTGTTGTGAGTGTGCTGTATGGTGCTGTTTTCTTTATGTATCTCACCCCTAACCGATTTCCTGAACTGAGTAAGATGGCTTCTTTGTGCTATTCCCTAGTCACACCTATGCTGAACCCTCTGATTTACTCTCTGAGAAATAAGGATGTTAAAGATGCTCTAAGCAAacttttagagaagaaaaaatccagtcatttatttttccccttctttaaGTAG